From Saccopteryx leptura isolate mSacLep1 chromosome 3, mSacLep1_pri_phased_curated, whole genome shotgun sequence, one genomic window encodes:
- the NPBWR1 gene encoding LOW QUALITY PROTEIN: neuropeptides B/W receptor type 1 (The sequence of the model RefSeq protein was modified relative to this genomic sequence to represent the inferred CDS: inserted 5 bases in 3 codons; deleted 2 bases in 2 codons), whose translation MEWLSVLGAGALQHGASGPSAGLPPPPPPPPPPPPLPPLAVAIPVAYAVVCAVGLAGNSAVLLYVLLQTPRKKNVTSXFILNLAIADELFSFVLSVNIADFRLRQWPFEELMCKLMCKKRVTXLVVAILVVCLLANTPYHLSTMLALTTDXPQTPLVIAVSYFITSLSYANSCFNPFFYAFLDDSCRRSLCLLLACRTV comes from the exons ATGGAGTGGCTGTCAG TCCTCGGAGCTGGGGCTCTCCAACACGGTGCGTCCGGGCCTAGCGCTGGgctgccgccgccaccgccaccgccaccgccgccgccaccgctgcCGCCGTTGGCTGTGGCGATACCAGTTGCGTACGCGGTGGTCTGCGCAGTGGGGCTGGCGGGCAACTCGGCTGTGCTT CTGTACGTGCTGCTGCAGACGCCTCGTAAGAAGAATGTCACCAG CTTCATCCTCAACCTGGCCATTGCTGACGAGCTCTTCTCATTTGTGCTGTCTGTTAATATCGCCGACTTCCGGCTGCGGCAGTGGCCCTTCGAGGAGCTCATGTGTAAGCTCATGTGTAAGAAACGGGTGAC CTTAGTGGTGGCGATCCTGGTCGTGTGCCTCCTC GCTAATACGCCCTATCACCTGAGCACCATGTTGGCGCTCACCACCG CTCCGCAGACACCACTCGTCATCGCGGTCTCCTACTTCATCACCAGCCTCAGCTATGCCAACAGCTGCTTCAACCCCTTCTTCTATGCCTTCCTGGACGACAGCTGCCGCAGGAGCCTCTGCCTGCTGCTGGCTTGCCGCACAGTTTGA